From Selenomonas sp. AB3002, one genomic window encodes:
- the obgE gene encoding GTPase ObgE: protein MQFIDRTKVIVKAGDGGHGKSAFRREKFVPKGGPAGGDGGRGGDVIFIVDQNMNTLLDFRYHRKFAAENGENGDIKNQYGANAPACFVKVPPGTIVKDEATGEVLADLTEIGQQAVVAKGGRGGRGNAKFANSANRAPTFAEFGEPGESKRLILELKLLADVGLVGYPSVGKSSLVASCSAARPEIAEYHFTTITPVLGVVKTDYEKSFVMADIPGLIEGAADGVGLGHDFLRHVERTKLILHIVDASGLEGRDPVEDYYKINVELKKYSEKIARRTQILVANKMDLPEAQENLPRLKELAEKEGLKLFAISAATREGLTELISYVGEWLDNYVPEIETEEEVKVYDENKEDPEKITIKRDISGDFVVSGKALEKLVAMTNFLNDEALRRFQYIWRIKGIDEKLKARGIKEGDTVHIGSMEFEWRE from the coding sequence ATGCAGTTCATTGACAGAACCAAGGTCATAGTCAAGGCCGGGGACGGCGGTCATGGCAAGAGCGCCTTCCGCCGGGAGAAGTTCGTGCCCAAGGGAGGTCCCGCTGGCGGCGATGGCGGCCGGGGCGGTGACGTGATTTTCATCGTGGACCAGAATATGAATACCCTGCTGGACTTCCGCTATCACAGGAAGTTTGCGGCAGAAAACGGAGAGAACGGGGATATCAAGAACCAGTATGGCGCTAATGCCCCTGCCTGCTTCGTGAAGGTACCTCCCGGAACCATCGTCAAGGACGAAGCCACGGGAGAGGTGCTGGCAGACCTGACGGAAATCGGCCAGCAGGCTGTGGTGGCCAAGGGCGGCCGCGGCGGCCGCGGCAATGCGAAATTCGCCAATTCTGCCAACCGTGCCCCGACTTTCGCCGAGTTTGGCGAGCCGGGTGAGAGCAAGCGCCTGATTTTGGAGCTGAAGCTCTTGGCTGATGTGGGACTGGTGGGCTATCCCAGTGTGGGCAAGTCCAGCCTGGTGGCCAGCTGCTCTGCGGCCCGTCCTGAGATTGCAGAGTATCACTTCACCACCATTACCCCTGTGCTGGGCGTGGTGAAGACTGATTATGAGAAGAGCTTCGTCATGGCGGACATTCCGGGCCTTATCGAAGGCGCTGCTGACGGCGTGGGCCTGGGCCATGACTTCCTGCGCCATGTGGAGCGCACGAAGCTGATCCTGCACATCGTGGATGCTTCTGGCCTGGAGGGCCGGGATCCTGTGGAGGATTATTACAAGATCAATGTGGAGCTGAAGAAGTACAGCGAGAAGATTGCCCGCCGTACCCAGATCCTGGTGGCCAACAAGATGGACCTGCCGGAAGCTCAGGAGAATCTGCCGCGCCTGAAAGAGCTGGCAGAGAAGGAAGGGCTGAAGCTCTTTGCCATTTCTGCTGCTACCCGGGAGGGGCTGACAGAGCTCATCTCCTATGTGGGCGAGTGGCTGGACAACTATGTGCCGGAAATCGAGACCGAGGAAGAGGTCAAGGTTTACGACGAGAACAAGGAAGATCCCGAGAAGATTACCATCAAGCGTGATATTTCCGGTGATTTCGTGGTGTCCGGCAAGGCTCTGGAGAAACTGGTGGCCATGACCAACTTCCTCAATGATGAGGCTCTGCGCCGCTTCCAGTACATCTGGCGCATCAAGGGCATTGATGAAAAGCTCAAGGCCCGGGGCATCAAAGAGGGCGACACGGTGCATATCGGCTCTATGGAATTTGAGTGGAGAGAGTAA
- the rplU gene encoding 50S ribosomal protein L21 — protein MYAIIKTGGKQYKVAEGDVITVEKLAQAEGEAVVFDQVLAVVNDGDVKVGKPVIEGAKVTAKVEAQGKERKILVFKYKAKSNYRRRQGHRQPFTKVVIEKIEA, from the coding sequence ATGTACGCAATTATCAAGACTGGTGGCAAGCAGTACAAGGTTGCTGAGGGTGATGTCATCACCGTTGAGAAGCTGGCTCAGGCTGAGGGCGAAGCAGTTGTCTTCGACCAGGTTCTGGCAGTGGTGAACGATGGCGATGTCAAGGTCGGCAAGCCTGTTATTGAGGGTGCCAAGGTTACGGCTAAGGTCGAGGCTCAGGGCAAGGAGCGCAAGATTCTTGTCTTCAAGTACAAGGCGAAGTCCAACTATCGTCGTCGTCAGGGCCATCGTCAGCCGTTCACGAAGGTTGTCATCGAGAAGATCGAGGCTTAA
- the rpmA gene encoding 50S ribosomal protein L27, whose product MFTFDLQLFAHKKGVSSTRNGRDSESKRLGVKEHAGTIVTAGSILVRQRGTHFHPGHNVGRGKDDTLFAKVAGKVAIERKGRYQRQISVYTAEEAM is encoded by the coding sequence ATGTTTACTTTTGACTTACAGCTGTTCGCTCATAAAAAGGGCGTTAGCTCCACCCGTAATGGTCGTGACAGTGAGTCCAAGCGCCTTGGCGTGAAGGAGCATGCTGGCACGATTGTGACCGCAGGCAGCATCCTGGTTCGTCAGCGCGGCACGCACTTCCATCCGGGTCATAACGTTGGCAGAGGCAAGGACGATACCCTCTTCGCAAAGGTCGCCGGCAAGGTGGCTATCGAGCGCAAGGGCCGTTACCAGCGCCAGATCAGCGTTTACACTGCTGAGGAAGCTATGTAA
- a CDS encoding NCS2 family permease, with protein sequence MQAEMKQSAGQPNFIEKFFKIREKGSSIRTEMIAGFTTFIALAYIMFVNPNILAEAGIPKEAAIASTIWIAALATTMMGVFANYPVALAPGMGLNAFFAFYVVGVLHLHWTVALGAVFFSGVIFFILTLGGIRQAIINAVPADLKVAIGVGIGTFIAFIGLKGSGLIVADAATFITLGSVVAPTTMLSLFSLLLTGALMARNVQGSILIGIVVTTVIAMVMGYTPAPHSLTDVISTSVPSMSATFGQLDLAGAWNYGIVSIIFTFTVVELFDNMGTLIGLTSKAKMVKPDGQIENIDRALTTDAVGTMASAVFGTSTVTSYIESAAGIAAGGKTGLTAVTVAVLFLVSLAFAPLIGLVPGFATTPALILVGAMMMADVGKINWQDYTVALPAFLTILMMPMTSSIANGFAFGFVSYAVLKTCAGKHKDVSWIMWLVSIAFVVNLVMRS encoded by the coding sequence ATGCAAGCTGAAATGAAGCAGTCGGCAGGGCAGCCAAATTTCATTGAGAAGTTCTTTAAGATCAGGGAGAAGGGAAGCTCCATCAGGACGGAGATGATAGCGGGCTTCACCACCTTCATCGCCCTGGCCTACATCATGTTCGTCAACCCCAATATCCTGGCCGAGGCCGGGATTCCCAAGGAAGCAGCCATTGCCTCCACCATCTGGATTGCGGCTCTGGCCACTACCATGATGGGCGTCTTTGCCAACTATCCTGTGGCTCTGGCGCCGGGCATGGGCCTGAACGCCTTCTTTGCCTTCTATGTGGTAGGTGTGCTGCACCTGCACTGGACGGTAGCTTTGGGCGCTGTGTTCTTCTCCGGCGTGATTTTCTTTATCCTGACCCTGGGAGGTATCCGTCAGGCCATCATCAACGCTGTGCCGGCGGACCTGAAGGTAGCTATTGGTGTGGGTATCGGTACCTTTATCGCCTTTATCGGTCTCAAGGGTTCCGGCCTCATCGTGGCTGATGCTGCCACTTTCATCACTTTGGGTTCTGTGGTGGCTCCTACTACCATGCTTTCCCTGTTCAGCCTGTTGCTGACGGGCGCACTCATGGCCCGCAATGTGCAGGGCTCTATCCTTATCGGCATTGTGGTGACTACTGTGATTGCCATGGTGATGGGGTATACCCCGGCACCGCACAGCCTCACTGATGTCATCAGCACCAGCGTGCCCAGCATGAGCGCCACTTTTGGCCAGCTTGACCTGGCAGGTGCCTGGAACTACGGCATTGTTTCCATTATCTTCACCTTCACGGTGGTGGAACTTTTCGATAATATGGGTACACTGATAGGTCTCACCAGCAAGGCCAAGATGGTGAAGCCGGACGGCCAGATCGAGAACATCGACCGGGCCCTCACTACGGATGCTGTGGGCACCATGGCTTCTGCTGTGTTCGGTACTTCCACGGTTACTTCCTATATAGAGAGCGCCGCAGGTATCGCTGCCGGCGGCAAGACGGGTCTCACAGCTGTGACGGTGGCTGTCCTCTTCCTGGTTTCTCTGGCCTTTGCACCCCTTATCGGTCTGGTGCCGGGCTTCGCCACCACTCCTGCCCTGATTCTGGTAGGTGCTATGATGATGGCTGATGTGGGCAAGATCAACTGGCAGGATTACACCGTGGCTCTGCCCGCTTTCCTCACCATTCTGATGATGCCCATGACTTCCTCCATTGCCAATGGCTTTGCCTTCGGCTTTGTGAGCTACGCAGTGCTCAAGACCTGCGCAGGCAAGCACAAGGATGTAAGCTGGATCATGTGGCTGGTGAGTATCGCCTTTGTGGTGAACCTGGTTATGAGGTCCTAA
- the yhbY gene encoding ribosome assembly RNA-binding protein YhbY: MIRNSLTGKQKSFLRSMGMSEEPIVQIGKEGVTPTVVQAAREAIKKRELIKVRVLQNSPEEPADAIELLAERADANLVQVIGRNGLLFKRNFEKPKIVLPK; this comes from the coding sequence TTGATTCGCAATTCACTTACAGGCAAGCAGAAGAGTTTCCTGCGCTCCATGGGCATGAGTGAGGAGCCCATTGTGCAGATTGGCAAAGAAGGTGTCACCCCCACAGTGGTGCAGGCAGCCAGGGAAGCCATCAAGAAGAGGGAGCTCATCAAGGTGCGGGTGCTGCAGAATTCCCCGGAGGAGCCGGCAGATGCCATTGAGCTGCTGGCAGAGCGGGCAGACGCCAATCTGGTGCAGGTAATAGGGCGCAATGGGCTGCTTTTCAAACGGAACTTTGAGAAGCCGAAGATTGTGCTGCCGAAGTAA
- a CDS encoding STAS domain-containing protein, with the protein MELKKEVFGVWILFTLKGRLDAQTAPDLDKEMLPEISKRLDIVLDVSELEYISSMGIRSLVQAAKKTAEVNHHVAICAMRPEVKEIIEASGVNAFLEVYDSVSDLPFAADIHRSRS; encoded by the coding sequence ATGGAATTGAAGAAGGAAGTTTTTGGGGTATGGATTCTTTTTACGTTGAAGGGACGTCTGGATGCTCAGACTGCGCCGGATTTGGATAAAGAGATGTTGCCGGAGATTTCCAAGCGCCTTGATATCGTGCTGGATGTCAGTGAATTGGAATATATAAGCAGTATGGGGATTCGTTCGCTGGTGCAGGCGGCCAAGAAAACAGCTGAAGTGAACCATCATGTGGCAATCTGCGCCATGCGCCCGGAAGTAAAAGAGATAATCGAGGCTTCCGGTGTCAACGCATTCCTGGAGGTTTATGACAGTGTTTCAGATCTTCCCTTTGCAGCTGATATCCATAGGTCCAGAAGCTGA
- a CDS encoding ribosomal-processing cysteine protease Prp: MIKVEIFKNGEGKISGYEVTGHSGTAAHGEDIVCAGVSALAQTALLGIGKHLHRETDYEVASGKLSMKLKGAPDDLTEAVLQSMLLGLREIEKLTPKAVRINERR; this comes from the coding sequence TTGATTAAGGTAGAGATCTTTAAAAACGGAGAAGGGAAGATATCCGGCTACGAGGTCACCGGCCATAGCGGCACGGCGGCACACGGTGAGGATATTGTCTGTGCAGGGGTTTCGGCTCTGGCTCAGACCGCCCTCCTGGGCATAGGAAAGCATCTGCATCGCGAGACAGATTATGAGGTCGCGAGTGGTAAACTTTCGATGAAGCTCAAGGGCGCTCCCGATGATCTCACAGAGGCTGTATTACAGTCAATGCTTTTGGGGCTGAGGGAAATCGAGAAGCTCACTCCCAAGGCAGTTCGCATCAATGAAAGGCGATGA
- a CDS encoding dicarboxylate/amino acid:cation symporter: MIGKASSFLLTKETFGSEQGKIEEKLVQMGIEHAAVIRSSLLLEEICYRLFEHKSKEVKVGIHRRFGAVSLRLTSEGEAYNPLSEENSWTEEEVDYFRHIILTSNREWLGYSRRNGKNCLSIEVRKDKKKQVRNTLMGMALGLLVGSVLEEVLSPDLVSMIDTYALRSARTMFLNAMNMMLAPVVLFSIMAGIMNLSNVSDVGKMGRHMMGLYLVTSLCAAGGALFLGVHIFSGEFAQIGTAGDTAAAHMSLLDMIVGIVPHQFAEPVISGNMLQVIFLALLFGLTINSMGEKARPLIDIVNAMDTLCLRVIRTIVRLVPLVAFLSMASLVFQVGLESLWAFMEALLAQGLMLVFMLVVYGALVAAAGHLPPWIFLRKLAGFLPLPASLGSTNAAMPFSMELCVKKLGVQEKLAGFAIPMGASVKMDGNCAFLILQSIMLAKLYGIEVSSGFLMTLALTSVALSFGSPGVTGGAVICLASVAVSVGIPIEAIGMVLSVDPLVSMLRTPLNSAGGITVALLLARHEHAVDESVYRAE, from the coding sequence ATGATAGGAAAAGCGTCCAGTTTCCTGCTGACGAAGGAAACCTTTGGGAGCGAACAGGGCAAAATTGAAGAAAAGCTCGTGCAGATGGGCATAGAGCATGCGGCAGTCATACGCTCCAGCCTCTTGCTGGAAGAAATCTGCTACCGCCTTTTTGAGCATAAAAGCAAGGAAGTCAAAGTGGGCATACATCGCCGCTTTGGCGCGGTGAGCTTGCGTCTGACCTCAGAGGGCGAGGCGTATAATCCTTTGAGCGAAGAAAATTCCTGGACAGAGGAAGAGGTGGATTATTTCCGTCACATCATCCTGACCAGCAATCGCGAGTGGCTGGGGTATTCCCGCAGGAACGGCAAGAACTGCCTTTCCATCGAGGTGCGCAAGGACAAGAAGAAGCAGGTGCGCAATACCCTGATGGGTATGGCATTGGGCCTTCTGGTCGGTTCTGTGCTGGAGGAAGTGCTTTCGCCTGACCTTGTGAGCATGATTGATACTTACGCTCTGCGCAGCGCCCGCACCATGTTCCTGAATGCCATGAACATGATGCTGGCACCGGTGGTGCTCTTCTCCATCATGGCAGGAATCATGAATCTTTCCAATGTCTCAGATGTTGGGAAAATGGGCAGGCACATGATGGGGCTGTACTTGGTGACCTCCCTTTGTGCTGCTGGTGGTGCCCTTTTCCTGGGCGTCCATATCTTTTCAGGGGAATTCGCGCAGATAGGGACAGCCGGGGATACTGCTGCTGCCCATATGTCACTGCTGGATATGATCGTGGGGATTGTACCGCATCAGTTTGCGGAGCCGGTGATTTCCGGCAATATGCTGCAGGTGATTTTTTTGGCGTTGCTCTTTGGCCTGACCATAAACAGCATGGGGGAAAAAGCGCGTCCTTTGATTGATATCGTGAATGCCATGGACACTCTCTGCCTGCGGGTGATAAGGACCATCGTGCGGCTGGTTCCCCTGGTGGCTTTCTTGTCTATGGCTTCCCTTGTCTTCCAGGTGGGGCTGGAGTCCCTTTGGGCTTTTATGGAGGCACTGCTGGCCCAAGGGCTGATGCTGGTTTTCATGCTGGTGGTGTACGGTGCTTTGGTGGCTGCGGCGGGACACCTGCCGCCCTGGATCTTTTTGAGAAAGTTGGCTGGCTTTCTGCCGCTGCCGGCCTCTCTGGGCAGCACCAACGCTGCTATGCCCTTTTCCATGGAGCTATGTGTCAAAAAGCTGGGGGTACAGGAAAAGCTGGCTGGCTTTGCCATACCCATGGGGGCTTCTGTGAAGATGGACGGCAATTGCGCGTTCCTTATCCTGCAAAGCATCATGCTGGCCAAGCTGTACGGGATTGAGGTCAGCTCAGGCTTCCTGATGACGCTGGCGCTTACTTCTGTGGCCCTTTCCTTTGGCTCTCCAGGAGTGACGGGAGGGGCGGTCATCTGCCTGGCCTCGGTGGCTGTATCTGTGGGGATTCCCATAGAGGCCATCGGCATGGTGCTTTCCGTGGACCCGCTGGTTTCTATGCTGCGGACGCCCCTCAATTCTGCAGGGGGCATTACTGTTGCCTTGTTGCTGGCCAGGCATGAGCATGCTGTTGATGAGTCGGTCTATCGGGCAGAGTGA
- the proB gene encoding glutamate 5-kinase: MIARERLKEAKRIVVKVGTSSLTHSTGRLSYENIERLVRQIADLQNAGKEMILVTSGAMAAGLGRMNMTEKPAELPRKQALAAVGQGVLMHIYERFFAEYGQTAAQVLLTRENSLRHSQYTHSRNALLALIQMGVIPVINENDAVAVDEFKIGDNDTLSAVVAALVDADALIILSDIEGVYTANPNTNPKAKLMSEIKEITPEIEALAGGAGTKLGTGGMMTKIEAAKIAGGAGITLVIAPGARQQVLRQVLEGEEIGTVFPAKEEHLRVRKGWLAFGKRLSGDITVDKGCEAALSRGSSLLAAGVTSCEGDFEAGSSVRVLSVDGREIARGQVSYGSEILRKLAGHRSEDFKALLTDTDIKDLPEEVIHRDNLVLMV, translated from the coding sequence ATGATTGCACGGGAAAGGCTGAAAGAAGCAAAACGTATTGTGGTTAAGGTGGGCACCAGCTCTCTCACTCACAGTACGGGCCGCCTCAGCTATGAGAATATCGAACGCCTGGTGCGCCAGATTGCTGACCTGCAGAATGCGGGCAAGGAAATGATACTGGTGACTTCCGGCGCCATGGCGGCGGGGCTGGGGCGCATGAATATGACGGAAAAGCCGGCGGAACTGCCCAGGAAGCAGGCGCTGGCTGCTGTGGGGCAGGGGGTGCTCATGCACATCTATGAGCGCTTCTTTGCCGAGTATGGGCAGACGGCGGCCCAGGTGCTCTTGACCCGGGAGAATTCCCTGCGGCACAGCCAGTACACCCATTCCCGCAATGCCTTGCTGGCACTTATCCAGATGGGAGTTATCCCTGTCATCAATGAGAATGACGCCGTAGCGGTGGATGAGTTCAAGATTGGTGACAATGATACCCTGTCGGCGGTGGTGGCGGCGCTGGTGGATGCTGATGCCCTGATTATCCTGTCGGATATAGAAGGGGTCTACACAGCCAATCCCAATACCAACCCTAAAGCAAAGTTGATGTCTGAAATCAAGGAAATCACCCCGGAGATAGAGGCTCTGGCTGGGGGCGCTGGCACGAAGCTGGGCACCGGCGGCATGATGACGAAGATTGAAGCCGCCAAGATTGCCGGCGGTGCAGGCATTACCCTGGTGATTGCCCCCGGGGCACGTCAGCAGGTATTGCGGCAGGTGCTGGAGGGGGAGGAAATCGGCACGGTTTTCCCCGCCAAGGAGGAGCATCTGCGGGTGCGGAAGGGCTGGCTGGCCTTTGGCAAGCGGCTCTCAGGCGACATCACTGTGGACAAGGGCTGCGAGGCGGCCCTTTCCCGTGGCTCCAGTTTGCTGGCGGCAGGGGTTACCTCCTGCGAGGGGGATTTCGAGGCGGGCAGCAGTGTCCGGGTGCTTTCTGTCGATGGCAGGGAGATAGCCCGGGGACAGGTGAGCTACGGTTCGGAAATCCTCAGGAAGCTGGCAGGACACAGAAGTGAGGATTTCAAGGCGCTTTTGACAGATACTGACATTAAGGATTTACCTGAAGAAGTCATACACAGGGATAATCTTGTTTTGATGGTTTAA